One genomic window of uncultured delta proteobacterium includes the following:
- a CDS encoding conserved membrane hypothetical protein (Evidence 4 : Homologs of previously reported genes of unknown function): protein MIALLFITLGVGLFFSVPVSFAIGISAYVFLVGSDAAPLSIIPQRMIEGVDNFSIMALPLFILSGELMSLSCTPRLMRLANLLIGRVPGGLAATTAIGCGFFGAISGSGVATTAAIGGVMAPEMIKAKYSPGFTASVVTAAGVLGMVIPPSFCMVVYGASGGVSIAKLFLGGFIPGFLAIGSLVAYSIFMGSRRGYRAAEYTYQPGEKIKIFFDALLPLVMPVIILGGVLSGLVTPTESAMVAVLYALGLEVLVYREITLRKFIHLCSRSAVSSAIIMFIMGTAASFGWIMATENVPKLFAGIILSITNSPLIVYFLIMMLLLILGTFMESVSIIILVTPILLPLVVSFGMDPVHFGVALMLAVAIGGVTPPLAVGLFVATRIIGCRVEDSFPEILHVIAILIVNLALCFFVPKIVLFLPQFLN from the coding sequence ATGATAGCGCTCCTCTTCATCACCCTCGGCGTCGGGCTGTTTTTCTCGGTTCCGGTCAGCTTTGCCATCGGCATCAGCGCGTATGTCTTCCTGGTCGGCTCCGACGCCGCGCCTTTGTCCATCATCCCCCAACGCATGATTGAAGGGGTGGACAACTTCTCCATCATGGCATTGCCCCTCTTCATCCTTTCGGGCGAGCTCATGTCGCTGAGCTGCACGCCCCGCCTCATGCGGCTGGCGAACCTCCTCATCGGCCGCGTGCCCGGCGGCCTTGCCGCCACGACGGCCATCGGCTGCGGGTTTTTCGGCGCCATTTCCGGCTCGGGCGTGGCGACCACGGCCGCCATCGGCGGCGTTATGGCGCCTGAAATGATAAAGGCGAAGTACTCTCCCGGCTTCACCGCTTCCGTGGTGACCGCCGCCGGCGTGCTCGGCATGGTCATCCCGCCCAGTTTCTGCATGGTCGTCTACGGCGCCTCGGGCGGCGTTTCCATCGCCAAACTGTTCCTGGGCGGCTTTATCCCCGGCTTTCTGGCCATAGGCAGCCTTGTGGCCTACTCCATTTTCATGGGGTCCCGCCGGGGCTATAGGGCGGCGGAATATACCTACCAGCCGGGAGAAAAAATCAAAATTTTCTTCGACGCCCTGCTGCCGCTGGTCATGCCTGTCATTATCCTGGGCGGCGTGCTCTCCGGGCTTGTCACGCCAACGGAATCCGCCATGGTGGCCGTGCTTTACGCCCTGGGGCTTGAAGTGCTGGTATACAGGGAAATCACCCTCCGCAAGTTCATCCACCTGTGCAGCCGGAGCGCGGTTTCCAGCGCCATCATCATGTTCATCATGGGAACGGCCGCCTCTTTCGGCTGGATCATGGCCACGGAAAACGTGCCCAAGCTTTTCGCCGGCATCATCCTGAGCATCACCAACTCGCCGCTTATCGTCTACTTCCTTATCATGATGCTGCTCCTCATCCTGGGCACCTTCATGGAAAGCGTCTCCATCATCATCCTGGTGACGCCCATCCTGCTGCCGCTCGTCGTCTCCTTCGGCATGGACCCGGTGCATTTCGGCGTCGCCCTTATGCTGGCGGTCGCCATCGGGGGGGTGACGCCGCCGCTGGCCGTGGGACTTTTCGTCGCGACGCGCATCATCGGCTGCCGCGTGGAAGACAGCTTCCCGGAAATCCTGCACGTGATCGCGATTCTGATCGTCAACCTGGCCCTGTGCTTCTTCGTGCCGAAGATAGTCCTGTTCCTGCCGCAGTTTTTGAACTAG
- the livF gene encoding leucine/isoleucine/valine transporter subunit; ATP-binding component of ABC superfamily (Evidence 2a : Function of homologous gene experimentally demonstrated in an other organism; PubMedId : 14702302, 2195019; Product type t : transporter), protein MTMNTPYLELRDLRVCHGKVEALHGVTVRVRKGEIVAILGANGAGKTTTLTAISGLLKPSGGGIYFEGNALHTLPSHEIVRLGITHSPEGRRVFGTLTVAENLDLGEYTRKNRIRSAEIRDWIFDLFPRLEERLDQLAGTLSGGEQQMLAIARALMGDPKVLLLDEPSLGLAPILVRSIFASVREINERGVTVILVEQNARAALKIASRGYVMEVGKIVMEDTAENLLANPDVQAAYLGGGA, encoded by the coding sequence ATGACCATGAACACCCCGTATCTTGAATTGCGCGACCTGCGCGTCTGCCACGGCAAGGTTGAAGCCCTGCACGGCGTCACCGTGCGCGTGCGCAAAGGGGAGATCGTGGCCATTCTCGGGGCCAACGGCGCGGGCAAAACCACGACCCTGACCGCCATCAGCGGCCTCCTGAAGCCCAGCGGCGGCGGCATCTATTTTGAGGGCAACGCCCTGCACACCCTGCCCAGCCATGAAATCGTGCGCCTGGGCATCACCCATTCCCCGGAAGGCAGACGCGTATTCGGCACCCTCACGGTTGCGGAAAACCTGGATCTTGGCGAATACACCCGCAAAAACCGCATCCGCTCCGCCGAAATACGGGACTGGATCTTCGACCTGTTCCCCCGCCTGGAGGAACGCCTTGACCAGCTCGCCGGGACGCTTTCCGGCGGCGAACAGCAGATGCTCGCCATCGCCCGCGCCCTGATGGGCGACCCCAAAGTGCTGCTGCTGGACGAGCCCTCCCTGGGGCTGGCCCCCATTCTCGTGCGCTCCATTTTCGCCTCGGTCCGGGAGATCAACGAACGCGGCGTCACCGTCATCCTGGTGGAACAAAACGCCAGGGCCGCGCTGAAGATCGCCTCACGCGGCTACGTGATGGAAGTGGGCAAAATCGTCATGGAAGATACGGCCGAAAACCTCCTTGCCAACCCGGATGTCCAAGCCGCCTACCTGGGCGGCGGCGCATAG
- a CDS encoding conserved hypothetical protein (Evidence 4 : Homologs of previously reported genes of unknown function), which translates to MKQLPPLRELITATLPSFEKICGDIQLPRMRKARQHFSPDSAGDVAAATRKALETSGCLASVKPGARIALCVGSRGLASLADLVAATVAAIRAAGGEPFIVPSMGSHGGATAEGQTELLAALGVTENTCGAPVVSSMETAVIGETRVMVNGTEVTFPMYLDKQALDADGIVPINRIKPHTAYRGAIESGLCKMLAIGLGKHEGAMSYHRYGFGIFPEVVPAVAKAIIEKTPVLFGVASIENAFHQVAEVEAIPAGSILEREPALLKRAFALMGRLYFDNLDVLIIDEVGKDHSGDGMDPNITGSFSTPYGGKGLEAATRLVLGVSEGSHGNFVGLGLADITTIHAFDQSDPLPTYTNCLTCRLLKQAKIPMVTPNEKIAFQAAVFHSILPTAGNPRMVRIRNTGDIAEIEISEALWAEAERHPQVTLAGEPFSYAFDGTGRLIR; encoded by the coding sequence ATGAAGCAGTTACCCCCTCTACGAGAACTCATTACAGCGACGCTGCCGTCGTTTGAAAAAATCTGCGGCGACATTCAATTGCCGCGCATGCGCAAGGCGCGCCAGCACTTTTCCCCGGATTCCGCCGGCGATGTGGCGGCGGCGACCAGGAAGGCGCTGGAGACATCCGGCTGCCTCGCCAGCGTGAAGCCCGGCGCCAGAATAGCCCTGTGCGTCGGCAGCCGGGGCCTGGCCTCGCTTGCCGATCTGGTGGCGGCCACGGTTGCCGCCATCCGCGCCGCCGGGGGCGAGCCGTTTATCGTTCCCTCCATGGGCAGCCACGGCGGGGCCACCGCCGAAGGCCAAACCGAGCTGCTGGCGGCTCTGGGCGTGACGGAAAACACCTGCGGCGCGCCCGTTGTCAGCTCCATGGAAACCGCCGTCATCGGCGAAACCCGCGTCATGGTGAACGGGACGGAAGTGACGTTCCCCATGTACCTGGACAAGCAAGCCCTGGATGCGGACGGCATCGTGCCGATCAACCGCATCAAACCGCACACCGCCTACCGGGGCGCCATCGAAAGCGGCCTTTGCAAAATGCTGGCGATCGGCCTCGGCAAGCATGAAGGCGCCATGAGCTATCACCGCTACGGGTTCGGCATCTTCCCCGAGGTCGTGCCGGCGGTGGCAAAGGCCATCATTGAAAAAACGCCGGTGCTGTTCGGCGTGGCCTCCATTGAAAACGCCTTCCACCAGGTGGCGGAAGTTGAAGCAATACCCGCCGGGAGCATCCTGGAGCGGGAACCGGCCCTCCTCAAACGCGCGTTCGCGCTGATGGGCAGGCTTTACTTCGACAACCTGGACGTGCTCATCATCGACGAAGTCGGCAAAGACCACAGCGGCGACGGCATGGACCCGAACATCACCGGGAGTTTTTCAACCCCTTACGGCGGCAAGGGGCTTGAGGCCGCCACCCGGCTGGTTCTCGGGGTTTCCGAAGGCAGCCACGGCAACTTCGTCGGCCTGGGCCTTGCGGATATCACCACGATCCACGCCTTTGACCAGTCCGATCCCCTGCCGACCTACACCAACTGCCTGACCTGCCGCCTGCTGAAACAAGCGAAAATTCCCATGGTTACGCCGAATGAAAAAATCGCGTTCCAGGCGGCCGTATTCCACTCCATTCTGCCGACGGCCGGTAACCCGCGCATGGTGCGCATACGGAACACCGGCGATATAGCGGAAATTGAAATTTCCGAGGCGCTGTGGGCGGAAGCGGAACGCCATCCGCAGGTAACCCTGGCCGGGGAGCCGTTTTCCTACGCCTTTGACGGCACGGGCAGGCTTATCCGGTAA
- a CDS encoding conserved hypothetical protein (Evidence 4 : Homologs of previously reported genes of unknown function), with amino-acid sequence MTVPDIVFEKVCALIADGTLQKGERLPAERKLAELLGVSRPSIREAIRTLETLGMIITRVGSGSYLTDDVASFSKYFLLRQTSKRYRFLEVLESRRVLECEIAYLAAQRVTQSDITVLTKILENMSATDDPQLFSKKDFAFHEAIALTTNNLFLLEMLKTVRELMVDVNIREVITRPGQREIAMEHHWRIYKAICAEDPELAKHEMLRHIDNVIQGTPSAFTGDTGTQREQGT; translated from the coding sequence ATGACTGTTCCCGATATAGTTTTTGAAAAAGTCTGCGCCCTTATTGCTGACGGGACGTTGCAAAAAGGAGAACGCCTGCCGGCGGAACGGAAACTCGCGGAATTGCTCGGCGTGAGCAGGCCTTCCATCCGGGAAGCCATCCGCACGCTCGAGACGCTCGGCATGATAATCACGCGCGTCGGCAGCGGCAGCTACCTCACCGACGATGTGGCTTCGTTTTCCAAATACTTTCTGCTCCGGCAGACATCAAAGCGGTACAGGTTTCTGGAAGTGCTTGAGTCCCGCAGGGTTCTGGAGTGTGAAATCGCGTATCTGGCGGCCCAGCGGGTCACCCAGTCGGATATCACCGTTCTGACAAAGATCCTGGAGAACATGTCGGCGACGGACGATCCCCAGCTGTTTTCCAAAAAGGACTTCGCCTTTCACGAAGCCATCGCGCTGACCACGAACAACCTTTTCCTGCTGGAAATGTTGAAAACCGTCAGAGAACTCATGGTTGACGTCAACATACGGGAAGTCATCACCCGGCCCGGGCAAAGGGAGATCGCCATGGAGCACCACTGGCGGATCTACAAAGCCATTTGCGCGGAGGATCCCGAGCTGGCGAAGCACGAAATGCTGCGGCATATCGACAACGTCATTCAAGGGACGCCTTCCGCTTTCACGGGCGATACCGGCACGCAACGCGAACAAGGAACGTGA
- a CDS encoding TRAP dicarboxylate transporter, DctP subunit has protein sequence MKRLTLLIAAVCLCLLAAPAGNAEAAKKITIKAAHNGNLQPDDAQNMGFDVFKKMVEEKSKGEIQVQLYPAAQLGDARTIVEGVQMGTIELGDVENGPMGRFVPEAMLWDLPYIFRNIEHVHAVLDGPLGKEVQDLYLKVGIRHLGYNDGGFRNFTNSKRPIKSAADMAGLKIRVMESEVMISTINAFGASAIPMAFGELYSALQQGVVDGQENPMNLIESQRFYEVQKYLSQTEHFYYPRQYIISEKFWKKLSPEHQKIVAEAAKAGCAQQRTRIAQQNEEMLKQLIKLGMETTLAKDIDKESFAKLARESVYPKFYAKIGGTEERGKALIQRIIDTK, from the coding sequence ATGAAACGACTGACCCTATTGATCGCAGCTGTTTGCCTTTGCCTCCTGGCCGCTCCCGCCGGCAACGCCGAAGCGGCCAAAAAAATCACCATCAAAGCCGCCCACAACGGCAACCTGCAACCCGACGACGCCCAGAACATGGGTTTTGACGTCTTCAAAAAAATGGTCGAGGAAAAAAGCAAGGGCGAAATCCAGGTACAGCTGTACCCGGCCGCCCAGCTCGGCGACGCTCGTACCATCGTCGAAGGCGTGCAGATGGGCACCATCGAACTCGGCGACGTTGAAAACGGGCCCATGGGCCGGTTCGTCCCCGAAGCCATGCTGTGGGACCTGCCGTATATCTTCCGCAACATCGAGCACGTCCACGCCGTGCTTGACGGCCCGCTGGGCAAGGAAGTGCAGGATCTGTACCTGAAGGTCGGCATCCGCCACCTCGGCTACAACGACGGCGGCTTCCGTAACTTCACCAACTCCAAACGCCCCATCAAGAGCGCGGCCGATATGGCCGGCCTGAAAATCCGCGTCATGGAAAGCGAAGTCATGATAAGCACCATCAACGCCTTCGGCGCCTCCGCCATTCCCATGGCGTTCGGCGAACTGTATTCCGCCCTGCAGCAGGGCGTGGTCGACGGCCAGGAAAACCCGATGAACCTGATCGAAAGCCAGCGGTTCTATGAAGTGCAGAAATACCTCTCCCAGACCGAGCACTTCTATTATCCCCGCCAGTACATCATCTCCGAAAAGTTCTGGAAGAAGCTCTCCCCCGAACACCAGAAGATCGTGGCCGAAGCGGCCAAAGCCGGCTGCGCCCAGCAGCGCACCCGCATCGCCCAGCAAAACGAGGAAATGCTCAAGCAGCTGATAAAGCTCGGCATGGAAACGACCCTGGCGAAGGATATCGACAAGGAATCCTTCGCGAAACTCGCCCGCGAAAGCGTGTATCCCAAGTTCTACGCCAAGATCGGCGGCACGGAAGAACGCGGCAAGGCGCTCATCCAGCGCATCATTGACACCAAGTAG
- a CDS encoding conserved exported hypothetical protein (Evidence 4 : Homologs of previously reported genes of unknown function) has product MKKRVLSLILSLCLVAFLAPSSFAKAYKMGHIFQPTHSINVALEQFAKNVNEATKGEIQFSILHSSVLGGDVEMLSQLVMGSLDGCALGGIGIFENFTPSAAIDEVPFLYPNSEAAHKAQDGKFGALVAKTIIEPQNLQCLGYMENGFRNFTNNKRPVVKPEDMKGIKFRSAPVPLRVKMFQVLGADAVPMSFAELFTALQQGTVDGQENPLPMIEASKFYEVQKYLSLSGHIYTTVPLLINNRVWNSFTPEQQKIVREEARKAIENQRKMAAEAEAKLRTELAQKGMVVNEIDKEAFIKAVQPVWEEYIKKNGRDLIDAAVNP; this is encoded by the coding sequence ATGAAAAAACGCGTTCTTTCACTGATCCTTTCCTTGTGTCTCGTGGCTTTCCTCGCGCCTTCCTCGTTCGCGAAAGCGTACAAAATGGGGCACATTTTTCAGCCCACCCATTCGATCAACGTAGCGCTTGAGCAATTTGCCAAAAATGTTAACGAAGCCACCAAAGGCGAAATCCAGTTCTCCATCCTGCACAGCTCCGTGTTGGGCGGCGACGTGGAAATGCTTTCCCAGCTCGTGATGGGTTCCCTTGACGGCTGTGCGTTGGGCGGCATCGGCATTTTTGAAAACTTCACACCCAGCGCCGCCATTGACGAGGTTCCCTTCCTGTACCCCAACTCCGAGGCCGCGCATAAAGCCCAAGACGGCAAGTTCGGCGCGCTCGTGGCCAAGACGATCATCGAACCGCAAAATCTTCAGTGCCTGGGCTATATGGAAAACGGTTTCCGCAATTTCACCAACAACAAGCGCCCCGTTGTGAAGCCGGAAGACATGAAGGGCATCAAGTTCCGCAGCGCGCCCGTTCCCCTGCGCGTCAAAATGTTCCAGGTGCTCGGCGCGGACGCCGTGCCCATGTCCTTCGCCGAACTCTTTACCGCGCTGCAGCAGGGCACGGTTGACGGCCAGGAAAACCCCCTGCCCATGATCGAAGCGTCCAAGTTCTATGAAGTCCAGAAATATCTCAGCCTTTCCGGCCACATTTACACGACCGTCCCGTTGCTTATAAACAACCGGGTTTGGAACTCCTTTACCCCCGAACAGCAGAAGATCGTCAGGGAAGAAGCCCGCAAGGCCATAGAAAACCAGCGCAAAATGGCTGCCGAAGCGGAAGCCAAGCTCCGCACGGAACTTGCGCAAAAAGGCATGGTAGTTAACGAGATAGACAAGGAAGCTTTTATCAAAGCCGTTCAGCCTGTCTGGGAAGAATACATCAAGAAAAACGGCCGCGACCTCATCGACGCCGCTGTGAATCCCTAG
- a CDS encoding conserved membrane hypothetical protein (Evidence 4 : Homologs of previously reported genes of unknown function) produces the protein MVDKVLGSLSRGIEFLCAIFFVVMGASLTLQIFSRYCMDQSVFWAEEMARYSMVWLVYLGVVVAASERAHTRIEFFVGLFPTGVYKAIKVLVNIACLLFLGGITYHSVNLMKLGMMMKSSGMQIYMIYVYVALPVGAVLTSVYLVWEIFYILKKGKDQTVTEEFEV, from the coding sequence ATGGTTGATAAAGTGCTCGGCTCCTTGTCGCGGGGCATCGAATTTCTGTGCGCGATCTTTTTCGTGGTGATGGGCGCAAGCCTGACATTACAGATATTTTCGCGCTACTGCATGGACCAGTCTGTCTTTTGGGCCGAGGAAATGGCCCGCTACTCAATGGTCTGGCTGGTCTATCTCGGCGTTGTGGTGGCCGCGAGCGAACGCGCCCATACGCGTATTGAATTTTTTGTCGGCCTCTTCCCCACGGGCGTCTATAAGGCCATCAAAGTGCTGGTCAATATCGCCTGCCTGCTGTTCCTGGGCGGCATCACCTATCACTCCGTGAACCTCATGAAGCTCGGCATGATGATGAAATCGTCGGGCATGCAGATATACATGATATACGTGTACGTGGCCCTCCCCGTGGGCGCGGTGCTGACATCCGTGTATCTGGTCTGGGAAATTTTCTACATTCTTAAAAAGGGAAAAGACCAGACGGTCACCGAGGAGTTTGAAGTATGA
- the livG gene encoding leucine/isoleucine/valine transporter subunit; ATP-binding component of ABC superfamily (Evidence 2a : Function of homologous gene experimentally demonstrated in an other organism; PubMedId : 14702302, 2195019; Product type t : transporter): MSLLSVHNLFKSFGGLVAVAGVSFEVEENAIMGLIGPNGAGKTTVFNIITGNHKPNKGEVLFDRMDITGKPPHEIVSLGIARTFQNIRLFQDMSVLENVLAGNHCRMRSGLFSSMFHTPSQRRDEQRAVVRAMRELAFVGLDEQHDTLAGNLSYGNQRLLEVARALASNPRFLILDEPAGGMNEQETADLITLIRSIQKRGITVLLIEHDMNLVMRVCQKLVVLEYGAVIAEGPPAAIKSNPQVIEAYLGTDE, encoded by the coding sequence ATGAGCCTTTTGAGCGTGCATAATCTTTTCAAATCCTTCGGCGGCCTTGTGGCCGTGGCCGGGGTCAGCTTCGAGGTGGAGGAAAACGCCATCATGGGGCTCATCGGCCCCAACGGCGCGGGCAAAACCACGGTCTTCAACATCATCACCGGCAACCACAAACCGAACAAGGGCGAGGTCCTGTTCGACCGCATGGACATAACGGGCAAGCCGCCGCATGAAATCGTGTCCCTGGGCATCGCCCGGACCTTCCAGAACATCCGCCTGTTCCAGGACATGAGCGTGCTGGAGAACGTGCTGGCCGGGAACCACTGCCGCATGCGTTCCGGCCTGTTCAGCTCCATGTTCCACACGCCTTCCCAGCGGCGGGACGAACAGCGGGCCGTGGTGCGCGCCATGCGCGAGCTCGCCTTCGTCGGCCTGGACGAGCAGCACGACACCCTGGCCGGAAACCTCTCCTACGGCAACCAGCGGCTCCTGGAAGTGGCCCGGGCGCTGGCTTCCAACCCGCGCTTTCTCATCCTGGACGAGCCCGCCGGCGGCATGAACGAGCAGGAAACAGCGGATCTCATAACCCTGATCCGGTCCATCCAGAAACGGGGCATCACGGTCCTTTTGATCGAACACGACATGAACCTCGTCATGCGCGTCTGCCAGAAGCTGGTGGTCCTGGAATACGGCGCCGTGATCGCGGAAGGCCCGCCCGCCGCGATAAAAAGCAACCCGCAGGTCATCGAGGCGTACCTCGGCACGGATGAATGA
- a CDS encoding D-isomer specific 2-hydroxyacid dehydrogenase NAD-binding protein produces the protein MAQKIVMTDLGGFPDFAIEQGIAKEKGYDFVCLKTNKEDEIIAGAKDADGLIVVYAQITEKIINALPKCKIIVRTGIGYNNIDIEAASKKGIMVANVPDYCQGEVADHTMALLLTLVRKVAFLNNQVKKKNWSFIEAKPIPRLAETTLGLYGCGSIAQAVAKRAQAFGIAVQGFDPYLPDDAFAKLNIKKVDADTLFATSDFLSLHAPLTPETQHIVNMATLKKMKKTAVIVNTARGPLVNADDVYKALKEGIIAGAGLDVLETEPPAFPLNLSELENAIVTPHAAYYSDSSEPELRQKATLEVIRTLSEGKPKFWLNKKAFS, from the coding sequence ATGGCACAAAAAATTGTAATGACCGATCTGGGAGGCTTTCCTGACTTTGCCATCGAACAGGGCATCGCCAAGGAAAAAGGGTATGACTTCGTCTGCCTGAAAACGAACAAGGAAGACGAGATCATCGCGGGCGCGAAGGACGCGGACGGACTTATCGTGGTGTACGCGCAGATCACGGAAAAGATCATCAACGCGCTGCCCAAATGCAAGATCATCGTCCGCACGGGCATCGGCTACAACAACATCGACATTGAAGCCGCGTCCAAAAAAGGCATCATGGTCGCCAACGTGCCCGATTACTGCCAGGGCGAGGTTGCGGACCACACCATGGCCCTGCTCCTGACCTTGGTGCGCAAGGTCGCCTTCCTGAACAACCAGGTCAAGAAAAAGAACTGGTCCTTCATTGAAGCCAAGCCCATCCCGCGGCTGGCCGAAACGACTCTCGGCCTGTACGGCTGCGGCAGTATCGCCCAGGCCGTCGCCAAACGCGCGCAGGCGTTCGGCATCGCGGTCCAGGGTTTTGACCCCTACCTGCCGGACGACGCGTTCGCCAAGCTGAACATCAAAAAAGTCGACGCGGACACGCTTTTCGCCACGTCCGACTTCCTTTCCCTGCATGCTCCGCTGACGCCGGAAACCCAGCATATCGTCAACATGGCCACCCTGAAAAAAATGAAAAAGACCGCCGTCATCGTGAACACCGCCCGCGGCCCCCTGGTCAACGCGGACGACGTCTACAAGGCGCTGAAAGAAGGCATCATCGCGGGCGCCGGACTGGACGTTCTGGAAACCGAACCCCCGGCCTTCCCTCTGAACCTTTCCGAACTGGAAAACGCCATCGTGACCCCGCACGCGGCCTATTATTCCGACTCCTCCGAGCCGGAGTTGCGCCAGAAGGCCACGCTGGAAGTCATCCGCACCTTGAGCGAAGGCAAGCCCAAGTTCTGGCTGAACAAAAAGGCTTTTTCCTGA
- a CDS encoding conserved hypothetical protein (Evidence 4 : Homologs of previously reported genes of unknown function), protein MKKSNTLHIVWTNSDPTTVKLMVFMYATNSLLKGWWKNVHVLMWGGATKLFCEDPEIQAKVRAFIEAGGDVSACRRCAEELNVVQTIESFGGIDLFYVGEHFTKLIKDGETILTL, encoded by the coding sequence ATGAAAAAAAGCAATACACTGCATATAGTCTGGACCAACAGCGACCCCACGACCGTAAAGCTGATGGTCTTCATGTACGCGACCAACTCGCTCCTCAAAGGGTGGTGGAAGAATGTGCACGTCCTCATGTGGGGCGGCGCGACCAAACTGTTCTGCGAGGATCCGGAAATTCAGGCCAAGGTCCGGGCGTTCATCGAGGCCGGCGGGGATGTTTCCGCCTGCCGCCGTTGCGCGGAGGAGCTGAATGTCGTGCAAACGATCGAATCGTTTGGCGGCATTGATCTTTTCTATGTCGGCGAACACTTCACCAAGTTGATAAAAGACGGAGAAACCATTCTGACACTGTAG
- a CDS encoding Pyruvate carboxyltransferase, which yields MTKFTDSKTPWKSDKWYTSPWNFAPEVRSQMSFSKNIQFHDVTLRDGEQQAGLVFNKDQKIALAEKLAEVGIQRIEAGMPAVSPQDAEAIIEINKRNLGPKIFTFARCMKEDVQRSVDCGVKNVVMEVPCSRHLVEYAYKWSFEQAIEKSIESTLYARDNGMYVSFFTIDGTRADIDDYMSMVKAIAKDGHMDELTIVDTFGGLNPHAVPYLVKRVKEEIKKPLGIHVHDDYGMGSALTIMALASGVDIAHTSISACGERAGNASYEDVALGLLTLYGVDTDLKYEKIYPLAKFFREVSGLQVRQSRGIVGPDINKIESGIVAAWYKNVEGIAPLELSPYLYSLTGHPDAEVVIGKMSGIPTIEIYLDKLGLKAKDEDQKMEIVMKVKEKSLTKLGLLNLGEFEEIARKIIG from the coding sequence ATGACCAAGTTTACCGATTCCAAAACCCCGTGGAAATCCGACAAGTGGTACACCAGCCCCTGGAACTTCGCGCCCGAAGTGCGTTCCCAGATGAGCTTTTCCAAAAACATCCAGTTCCATGACGTCACCCTGCGCGACGGCGAACAGCAGGCCGGTTTGGTATTCAACAAAGACCAGAAGATCGCGCTGGCGGAAAAGCTGGCGGAGGTTGGCATCCAGCGCATCGAAGCCGGTATGCCCGCCGTGTCCCCCCAGGACGCCGAAGCCATCATCGAAATCAACAAGCGCAACCTCGGGCCGAAAATCTTCACCTTCGCCCGCTGCATGAAGGAAGACGTCCAGCGCTCCGTTGACTGCGGCGTAAAAAACGTGGTCATGGAAGTGCCCTGCAGCCGCCACCTGGTCGAATACGCTTACAAATGGAGCTTCGAGCAGGCCATTGAAAAATCCATTGAATCCACCCTGTACGCCCGCGACAACGGCATGTACGTGTCCTTCTTCACCATCGACGGCACCCGCGCGGACATCGACGACTACATGAGCATGGTCAAAGCCATCGCCAAAGACGGCCACATGGACGAACTCACCATCGTGGACACCTTCGGCGGCCTCAACCCCCATGCGGTTCCCTACCTGGTGAAACGGGTCAAGGAAGAAATCAAGAAGCCGCTCGGCATCCACGTGCATGACGACTACGGCATGGGCAGCGCGCTCACCATCATGGCGCTGGCTTCCGGCGTCGACATCGCGCACACCTCCATCTCCGCCTGCGGCGAACGCGCGGGCAACGCCAGCTATGAAGACGTGGCGCTCGGCCTGCTCACCCTGTACGGCGTGGACACCGACCTCAAGTATGAAAAGATCTACCCCCTGGCCAAGTTCTTCCGTGAAGTGTCCGGCCTGCAGGTCCGCCAGAGCCGCGGCATCGTCGGCCCGGACATCAACAAGATCGAATCCGGCATCGTGGCCGCCTGGTACAAGAACGTGGAAGGCATCGCCCCGCTCGAACTTTCGCCCTACCTGTATTCCCTGACCGGGCACCCGGACGCGGAAGTGGTGATCGGCAAAATGAGCGGCATCCCCACCATTGAAATCTATCTGGACAAGCTCGGCCTCAAGGCGAAGGACGAAGACCAGAAGATGGAAATCGTCATGAAGGTCAAGGAAAAATCCCTTACCAAGCTGGGCCTGTTGAACCTCGGCGAGTTCGAGGAAATCGCCCGCAAGATTATCGGGTAA